A region of Mytilus galloprovincialis unplaced genomic scaffold, xbMytGall1.hap1.1 HAP1_SCAFFOLD_107, whole genome shotgun sequence DNA encodes the following proteins:
- the LOC143060275 gene encoding uncharacterized protein LOC143060275: MVHKKKFHPESFGQEAQQTTYTCDTCQQVFKRKKQLRDHLSRSHQAAVSTWSPSARTPTPQQATVITSASFVSSTETAAILSLSPSARTPKPQQATVIPSASFVSSTETSEMSKTVDQLLDSWFEVDEIDVKEEVARLEELIRC, from the exons ATGGTTCACAAAAAGAAGTTTCATCCTGAG TCATTCGGGCAGGAAGCACAGCAGACAACATACACCTGCGACACGTGTCAACAAGTGTTCAAACGGAAAAAGCAGTTACGAGACCATCTATCAAGAAGTCATCAG GCTGCAGTTTCAACATGGTCTCCATCAGCACGAACACCAACACCTCAGCAAGCAACAGTAATTACATCAGCATCATTTGTATCATCAACTGAAACA GCTGCAATTCTATCACTGTCTCCATCAGCACGAACACCAAAACCTCAGCAAGCAACAGTTATTCCATCAGCATCATTTGTATCATCAACTGAAACA AGTGAAATGTCAAAAACTGTCGACCAACTGCTAGACAGCTGGTTTGAGGTAGACGAGATTGATGTGAAAGAGGAGGTGGCGCGTCTCGAGGAACTTATACGCTGTTAA
- the LOC143060276 gene encoding uncharacterized protein LOC143060276 has translation MSQTQIVGPNEQNESYEEDFTDDNDESKISLETCKLHYLTCKEQLYEIINCQDISCKRDNHSRHHDFIANPLNIYQRERVTVGFGMNVIKQRAMEYVHDHLFNDMLCNSGRDPKHPYTKPGHATISGMENKQLNQTFNVYRLASQYLNYVLVKEMIIGIDIAANNSSYRLINSICQDTEKNLTTENRKRRKLTVYKE, from the exons ATGTCACAAACTCAGATAGTAGGTCCTAATGAGCAGAATGAAAGTTATGAAGAAGACTTTACAGATGATAACGATGAAAGTAAAATTTCATTGGAAACCTGTAAACTTCAC tACCTGACCTGTAAAGAACAActttatgaaataattaactGCCAAGACATTTCATG TAAACGTGACAACCATTCTAGACATCATGATTTTATAGCCAATCCTCTGAACATTTACCAGCGGGAGAGAGTGACGGTCGGCTTTGGAATGAATGTGATCAAGCAGAGG GCCATGGAGTATGTACATGATCATTTGTTCAATGATATGCTGTGTAATTCAGGACGAGATCCAAA acATCCATACACTAAACCAGGACATGCCACGATTTCGGGAATGGAAAACAAACAATTGAACCAAACATTTAACGTATACAG ATTGGCTTCCCAATATCTCAATTATGTGCTTGTCAAGGAAATGATAATAGGAATTGACATTGCAGCAAACAACTCATCTTACAGGTTAATCAATTCAATCTGCCAGGACACTGAAAAAAATTTGACAACTGAAAATAGAAAGCGAAGAAAACTGACCGTATACAAAGAATAA